The Dehalogenimonas sp. 4OHTPN genome window below encodes:
- a CDS encoding reductive dehalogenase, whose product MKSHSTMSRRDFMKSVGLGSAAIAGMSASAPLFHDLDEMAGIGAAETFNSTTSMQKRPWWVKEVDIPTVEIDLKLRTPYAGPTPSAGTLSSIYVSKEESAAILASQKNNAIEGAKNNRPGFTLRDQIGAWASLDRGQTGYLKYPPEGFRTIKVTHETLGVPKWEGSETENAFMIRTFLRQFGVGAIGYARVDDDSVGPRKPLFNTHVRLENNADYKYDSNGVFVMPEKCKYAIIMYDRSPRDPNNYRRTVNSPQAFVSNMEKCEYGHKLQNFLWGLGYQSYWFEDGTTSKFTGTPTNVWGILSGIGEYNRIHNAVSQPEGESGNFASILFTDLPLPTTKPIDFGALEFCKTCGICADVCPAGAIPTVEEYKEPTWNRATGPWSASNDHRGYPNKSIECVKWYFSYAITAYAPASRPVGVCRRCASHCVFSKDHKAWIHEVVKGVVSTTPVMNSFFTKMDRLSGYSDVISDEGRAEYWHQYLPAI is encoded by the coding sequence ATGAAATCCCATTCCACGATGAGTCGCCGCGACTTTATGAAGTCTGTTGGTTTAGGTTCTGCAGCCATAGCTGGCATGAGCGCAAGTGCCCCCCTGTTTCATGATCTAGATGAAATGGCAGGAATAGGTGCTGCCGAAACTTTTAACTCCACTACATCCATGCAAAAACGTCCTTGGTGGGTTAAAGAAGTTGATATTCCGACAGTAGAAATCGACTTGAAACTACGCACACCGTATGCCGGCCCTACCCCATCTGCTGGTACGTTATCTTCCATATATGTTTCTAAAGAGGAGAGTGCTGCCATCCTGGCTTCTCAAAAGAACAATGCTATTGAAGGAGCAAAAAACAACCGGCCAGGTTTTACATTGCGTGACCAAATTGGAGCTTGGGCTTCACTAGATAGAGGACAAACAGGATACTTAAAATATCCCCCCGAAGGTTTTCGAACAATAAAAGTCACCCATGAAACCTTAGGAGTTCCAAAGTGGGAAGGTTCAGAAACAGAAAACGCGTTTATGATTCGAACTTTCTTGCGGCAATTTGGGGTAGGGGCTATTGGATATGCAAGGGTGGATGACGACAGCGTCGGACCACGTAAACCCCTTTTTAATACACACGTGAGATTGGAAAACAACGCAGATTATAAGTACGATTCTAATGGCGTTTTTGTCATGCCAGAAAAATGCAAATATGCCATTATCATGTATGACAGAAGTCCCCGAGATCCGAATAATTATCGTCGTACTGTGAATAGCCCTCAAGCCTTTGTATCAAACATGGAAAAATGTGAGTATGGTCATAAGCTTCAAAACTTCCTTTGGGGCTTAGGCTACCAATCTTATTGGTTTGAAGACGGTACAACTAGTAAGTTTACAGGGACCCCAACTAATGTTTGGGGCATTCTCTCAGGTATAGGAGAATATAACCGAATTCATAATGCTGTTTCACAGCCAGAAGGCGAGAGCGGCAATTTCGCGAGTATTCTCTTCACCGATTTACCGTTACCTACTACCAAACCTATAGACTTTGGTGCCTTGGAATTCTGTAAAACCTGCGGTATTTGTGCGGACGTTTGCCCGGCCGGAGCAATTCCAACGGTGGAAGAATATAAAGAGCCAACTTGGAACCGAGCCACAGGACCTTGGAGCGCTTCAAATGACCACCGAGGCTACCCTAATAAATCTATTGAATGTGTAAAGTGGTATTTTTCTTACGCAATTACAGCCTACGCCCCTGCCTCTCGCCCTGTTGGAGTGTGTCGCCGATGTGCCAGCCATTGTGTCTTTAGCAAAGACCATAAGGCCTGGATTCATGAAGTGGTTAAGGGTGTAGTCTCCACTACCCCTGTAATGAACTCCTTCTTTACTAAAATGGATAGGCTATCCGGTTACAGTGACGTCATCTCAGATGAAGGCAGAGCAGAATATTGGCATCAGTATCTACCCGCTATCTAG
- a CDS encoding PAS domain S-box protein has translation MNDDISELDYLTERYQAIFNEARDGIVLIESETGRIIDANQEYQRQTGRNLDTLKTLHVWQTRAPEKQEEAATFFTNLKIQGMTSPIETEFQRPDGTICPVEFIGRKIQIGKCFFYLSITRDITERRQIENRLRESEILYKAIFETTGTAMAIDDAARKLKLVNNRFAILSGYEKEELEGKRSWTEFIDTKYIQSMTSLSDQRKSHPEHKDPHTYEFEWIDKFGHKRNILINSDTIVGTQMTVASLLDITDYKQAVIETEKAKNEANALRESERLKTELLSMVSHELRTPLTAIKGLVTSLLRKDISWDRVEVRDFLENIDHETDRLEHLISDLLDMTRLETGSLTLEPDWFHPGEIVASIEKEIESLCRAHVLKKIIEPDLPLLYVDCTRIGQVLVNLIENAAHFSPEGTVIILEIAENEGNIIFKVTDFGCGIPNNARSQIFNRFYRLKCNSNFSNRGTGLGLAICRGIIEAHNGSINFISKEGHGSTFFFQIPTKIQN, from the coding sequence ATGAATGACGATATATCTGAACTAGACTATCTGACCGAGAGATATCAAGCTATCTTCAATGAGGCCAGAGATGGAATCGTCCTTATTGAATCCGAAACTGGGCGTATCATAGATGCAAATCAAGAGTATCAGCGTCAAACTGGACGAAACCTAGATACATTAAAAACATTACATGTTTGGCAAACACGTGCTCCCGAAAAACAAGAGGAAGCAGCGACTTTCTTTACCAATTTGAAAATTCAAGGTATGACGTCACCTATTGAAACAGAGTTCCAACGACCTGATGGCACAATATGCCCTGTTGAGTTTATCGGACGCAAGATCCAAATTGGTAAATGCTTTTTTTATTTAAGTATCACGCGCGACATCACTGAGCGGCGTCAAATAGAAAACAGGCTCCGTGAATCAGAAATCCTATATAAGGCCATTTTCGAGACCACCGGCACTGCGATGGCAATTGATGACGCCGCTCGAAAGTTGAAATTGGTTAATAACAGGTTTGCAATTTTATCCGGTTACGAGAAAGAAGAACTCGAGGGTAAGCGTAGTTGGACTGAGTTTATCGACACAAAGTATATTCAATCGATGACGTCTCTTTCTGATCAACGAAAATCCCATCCAGAACACAAGGATCCACATACATACGAATTCGAATGGATCGATAAATTTGGACACAAACGTAATATCCTAATAAATTCTGACACAATCGTCGGCACACAAATGACTGTGGCCTCCCTTCTCGATATTACAGATTACAAGCAAGCTGTGATCGAGACCGAGAAGGCAAAAAATGAGGCTAATGCGCTACGCGAGTCAGAGAGGTTAAAGACCGAACTATTATCAATGGTCTCTCATGAGCTGAGAACACCACTGACAGCCATCAAGGGTCTGGTAACATCGCTGCTTCGAAAGGATATTTCTTGGGATCGGGTTGAGGTCCGCGACTTCTTAGAAAATATCGACCATGAAACTGACCGGTTAGAACATCTAATAAGCGATCTTCTCGATATGACCCGGCTCGAAACCGGCAGTCTCACCTTGGAACCGGACTGGTTCCATCCTGGGGAGATAGTTGCCTCAATTGAAAAGGAGATCGAAAGTCTTTGCAGAGCCCATGTTCTTAAAAAGATAATCGAACCTGACCTACCCCTACTTTATGTTGATTGCACACGGATTGGGCAAGTGTTGGTCAACTTAATCGAAAACGCTGCCCATTTCTCACCCGAAGGAACTGTAATCATTTTGGAAATCGCCGAAAACGAAGGAAATATCATTTTTAAGGTCACTGATTTTGGATGTGGTATACCAAATAATGCAAGATCGCAAATCTTTAATCGTTTTTACCGCTTAAAGTGTAATTCTAACTTTAGTAATCGTGGCACTGGACTTGGCTTAGCAATTTGCCGTGGCATCATCGAAGCCCATAATGGTAGCATAAACTTCATTTCAAAAGAGGGGCATGGTTCGACCTTTTTTTTCCAAATTCCCACAAAGATACAAAATTAA